In the genome of Danio rerio strain Tuebingen ecotype United States chromosome 23, GRCz12tu, whole genome shotgun sequence, one region contains:
- the slc25a55b gene encoding solute carrier family 25 member 55b — MTQQPISLPAKLINGGVAGLVGVTCVFPIDLAKTRLQNQRGSQRVYKNMMDCLIKTVRSEGYFGMYRGAAVNLTLVTPEKAIKLAANDFFRQRLSRGDLKLSVFQEMLAGCGAGMCQVIVTTPMEMLKIQLQDAGRLVAQQRNVPILHTVKLGAASPVLNYSYSVGPVSSIRKVSAVQIAQELFRTKGIQGLYKGLGATLMRDIPFSVVYFPLFAHINQLGKTSEDSDVPFYWSFISGCVAGCTAAVAVSPCDVVKTRLQSLNKSANEDTYNGVVDCIRKIMRKEGPSAFLKGAGCRALVIAPLFGIAQVVYFIGVGEFLLGQTPFNLYSV, encoded by the exons CCTCCCTGCCAAGCTCATCAATGGCGGAGTTGCGGGACTGGTGGGCGTCACCTGCGTCTTTCCCATTGATCTGGCCAAAACCAGACTGCAGAACCAAAGAGGAAGCCAACGGGTGTACAAAAACAT GATGGACTGTCTGATAAAGACCGTTCGGTCTGAGGGATACTTTGGAATGTACAGAG GTGCAGCAGTCAACCTGACACTGGTGACTCCTGAAAAGGCCATCAAACTGGCCGCCAACGACTTCTTCCGCCAGCGGCTCAGCAGGGGAGA CCTCAAGCTGAGCGTGTTCCAGGAAATGTTGGCTGGTTGCGGGGCAGGGATGTGTCAGGTTATTGTCACGACCCCAATGGAAATGCTCAAGATTCAGCTTCAGGATGCAGGTCGACTTG TGGCCCAGCAGAGGAACGTACCGATCCTCCATACTGTGAAACTGGGAGCGGCCAGTCCAGTCCTCAACTATTCCTACAGTGTGGGTCCCGTGTCTTCCATTCGAAAAGTATCTGCCGTTCAGATTGCCCAAGAACTATTTCGCACCAAAGGCATCCAGGGACTTTACAAAGGCCTAGGAGCGACGCTCATGAG GGACATCCCCTTCTCTGTGGTTTACTTTCCATTGTTTGCCCACATCAACCAGTTGGGCAAGACCTCTGAGGACAGCGACGTGCCTTTTTACTGGTCGTTTATTTCGGGCTGTGTGGCTGGATGTACCGCGGCTGTGGCCGTCAGTCCATGTGATG TTGTGAAAACCCGGCTGCAGTCGCTCAATAAAAGCGCAAACGAGGATACCTACAATGGCGTAGTGGACTGCATCAG AAAGATAATGCGTAAAGAAGGTCCGAGTGCGTTCCTGAAGGGAGCCGGCTGCAGGGCGCTGGTCATCGCTCCGCTCTTCGGGATTGCTCAAGTGGTTTACTTCATCGGTGTGGGAGAGTTCCTCCTCGGACAAACCCCATTCAACCTTTACTCAGTCTAA